A region of the Clostridium estertheticum subsp. estertheticum genome:
GGGGATTTAATGTGGGTACAATAAAGCTTTTAAATGTAAGTAAAAGATATGGGGATACTTTTGCATTAGATAATATATCATTAACTATAGAAGAAAACAAAATATATGGATTACTCGGAAGAAATGGAGCTGGAAAGACAACTCTTTTAAATATTATAAATAACAGGATTTTTGCAGATAAGGGTGTTATTTCTATAGATGGTAAAACTTTATCACATGATAAAAATGCTTTAGGTAATACATATTTTATGACAGAACAAAATCTATATCCACAAGCTATGAAAGTAAAAGAGCTATTTAAGTGGAGTAAAGAATTTTATCCAAACTTTGATATGACATATGCATTAGAACTTTCTAAAAAGTTTGAATTAAATATAAATAAAAGGATTAGGGAATTATCAACTGGGTACGCTTCTATTTGCAAAATTATAAATACAATGGCATCAGGCGCAGAAATCTTAATGTTCGATGAGCCAGTTCTGGGATTAGATGCTAATCACAGAGAACTGTTTTATAAAGAACTTATGGAAGGTTATATAGAGAAGCCTAAAACTATTATATTATCTACTCATATTATAGAAGAAGTATCACATTTATTAGAAAGGATAGTTATTATTAAGGATTGGAAAATAATTAATGATGAAAATGTTGAAGAATTACTAACTAAATGCTATAGCGTATCTGGATTAAATAAGAATATAGATGAGTATATTAAAGATAAAAATTGTTTAAGTGTAGATAAAATGGCATCTTATAAGTCAGCAGTTATAATGGGGAATAATGATGGGATAGAAAAGGAAGAAATAAAAAAATTAGGTCTAGAAGTTTCAAAGGTTGAACTCCAAAAACTATTTATAGATTTGACGAATAAGGGGGAAATAAAATAATGAATAGCTTTA
Encoded here:
- a CDS encoding ABC transporter ATP-binding protein, with the protein product MGTIKLLNVSKRYGDTFALDNISLTIEENKIYGLLGRNGAGKTTLLNIINNRIFADKGVISIDGKTLSHDKNALGNTYFMTEQNLYPQAMKVKELFKWSKEFYPNFDMTYALELSKKFELNINKRIRELSTGYASICKIINTMASGAEILMFDEPVLGLDANHRELFYKELMEGYIEKPKTIILSTHIIEEVSHLLERIVIIKDWKIINDENVEELLTKCYSVSGLNKNIDEYIKDKNCLSVDKMASYKSAVIMGNNDGIEKEEIKKLGLEVSKVELQKLFIDLTNKGEIK